A window from Cellulomonas sp. C5510 encodes these proteins:
- a CDS encoding S1C family serine protease, which produces MTARDEHGEHDEHGRREQHGEEPQVGEQQPGVPPDEPAAAPGPVPGRPGTTPPVGGTPPRHGDPFAAPPAAPPGWQAPRPWGPPGGGAPAPDPWHAPRTAPASSSPFAAPSGPAPSGYPSAAPSGYPAAGPSGYPLAGLPPVPPATRGAAPPSPYAPTPLPPDPGAVPRPAVVPEGAAPWPPFEPPAAPRRRARLPLGVVAGLVVAAFGAGLLGGLVGAGLTDRDDRLADAGLPAAVPGGSPDRAADGVAGIAATVLPSVVSIEATSAVGSATGSGMVLRQDGYILTNHHVVAGAEEAGSSLVVLFADGSQEPATVVGSTPDYDLAVLKVDVTGLTPLALGDSDEVQVGDPVVAVGAPLGLAGTVTSGIVSALNRPVAAGDGNEATAFINAIQTDAAINPGNSGGPLVNAAGEVVGINSAIAQPPGAAPAAGGSIGLGFAIPSNQARRTAEQLIETGRATYPVIGAMLDTRYTGEGVRVAGESQQGQPPVTPDGPADRAGIRPGDVILAIEGRPVTQPDELIVAIRARTPGEAVLLRVRGDDGAERDVRVVLDESPQG; this is translated from the coding sequence GTGACGGCCCGCGACGAGCACGGCGAGCACGACGAGCACGGCCGGCGCGAGCAGCACGGGGAGGAGCCGCAGGTGGGGGAGCAGCAGCCGGGGGTGCCGCCGGACGAGCCCGCCGCGGCACCGGGACCCGTCCCCGGCCGGCCGGGGACCACCCCGCCGGTCGGCGGCACCCCGCCGCGCCACGGCGACCCGTTCGCCGCTCCACCGGCCGCTCCGCCCGGGTGGCAGGCCCCCCGTCCGTGGGGCCCGCCCGGCGGTGGTGCGCCCGCGCCCGACCCGTGGCACGCCCCCCGGACGGCGCCGGCGTCCTCGTCGCCCTTCGCCGCCCCGTCGGGTCCCGCCCCGTCGGGCTACCCGAGCGCGGCGCCGTCGGGCTACCCGGCCGCGGGCCCGTCGGGCTACCCGCTCGCAGGCCTCCCACCGGTCCCTCCCGCCACCCGGGGCGCCGCCCCGCCGTCGCCGTACGCGCCGACCCCGCTGCCGCCCGACCCGGGGGCCGTCCCGCGCCCGGCCGTCGTGCCCGAGGGCGCAGCGCCGTGGCCGCCGTTCGAGCCGCCCGCCGCCCCGCGCCGTCGCGCCCGGCTGCCGCTGGGCGTCGTCGCCGGGCTGGTCGTCGCGGCCTTCGGGGCAGGACTGCTCGGGGGCCTGGTCGGCGCCGGCCTCACCGACCGGGACGACCGGCTGGCCGACGCGGGCCTGCCCGCCGCGGTCCCAGGCGGTTCACCGGACCGGGCGGCCGACGGGGTCGCCGGCATCGCGGCGACGGTGCTGCCGTCCGTGGTGTCGATCGAGGCGACGAGCGCCGTCGGCTCGGCGACGGGCTCCGGCATGGTGCTGCGCCAGGACGGCTACATCCTCACCAACCACCACGTGGTGGCCGGCGCCGAGGAAGCCGGCTCGTCGTTGGTCGTGCTGTTCGCGGACGGGTCGCAGGAGCCGGCCACCGTCGTCGGGAGCACCCCGGACTATGACCTGGCGGTGCTCAAGGTCGACGTCACCGGTCTGACCCCGCTGGCGCTGGGGGACTCCGACGAGGTCCAGGTCGGCGATCCCGTCGTCGCCGTGGGCGCGCCGCTCGGGCTCGCGGGCACGGTCACGTCCGGCATCGTCAGCGCTCTCAACCGTCCGGTGGCGGCGGGCGACGGCAACGAGGCGACCGCGTTCATCAACGCGATCCAGACGGACGCCGCCATCAACCCGGGCAACTCCGGGGGGCCCCTGGTGAACGCCGCGGGGGAGGTCGTCGGCATCAACTCGGCGATCGCGCAGCCTCCGGGGGCCGCACCGGCCGCCGGAGGCAGCATCGGGCTCGGCTTCGCGATCCCGTCGAACCAGGCGCGTCGCACCGCCGAGCAGCTGATCGAGACGGGGCGCGCCACCTACCCCGTGATCGGGGCGATGCTCGACACCCGCTACACCGGGGAGGGCGTGCGCGTCGCAGGGGAGTCGCAGCAGGGTCAGCCACCGGTGACGCCGGACGGACCGGCCGACCGGGCGGGGATCCGGCCCGGGGACGTCATCCTCGCCATCGAGGGGCGACCGGTGACGCAGCCCGACGAGCTCATCGTCGCCATCCGGGCGCGCACGCCCGGGGAGGCCGTCCTGCTGCGCGTGCGCGGTGACGACGGTGCGGAGCGGGACGTGCGCGTGGTGCTGGACGAGTCCCCGCAGGGCTGA
- a CDS encoding twin-arginine translocase TatA/TatE family subunit, translating into MLFDINGGELLVILLVAVIVIGPSRLPRYAEQLARLTKQARHYLQDARTRVDSELGDEVKDIDWEALDPRRYDPRRIVREALLDPEPGTASSRGAVAARTSAAAATASAGAGPSRLPGTAPPPTPPAPFDDEAT; encoded by the coding sequence GTGTTGTTCGACATCAACGGCGGCGAGCTCCTCGTGATCCTGCTCGTCGCCGTGATCGTCATCGGGCCGTCCCGGCTGCCGCGGTACGCCGAGCAGCTCGCCCGCCTCACGAAGCAGGCCCGCCACTACCTGCAGGACGCCCGCACCCGCGTGGACTCGGAGCTCGGCGACGAGGTCAAGGACATCGACTGGGAGGCCCTCGACCCGCGGCGCTACGACCCCCGCCGGATCGTGCGCGAGGCGCTGCTCGACCCGGAGCCCGGCACCGCGTCGTCGCGCGGTGCCGTCGCTGCACGCACCTCGGCCGCCGCCGCGACCGCGTCCGCCGGTGCCGGCCCCTCCCGGCTCCCCGGCACCGCCCCGCCCCCGACGCCGCCCGCCCCGTTCGACGACGAGGCGACCTGA
- the trpS gene encoding tryptophan--tRNA ligase, whose translation MVSGSPRIFSGMQPTSDSLHLGNYLGALTQWVALQDTYDALYCVVDLHALTVSPDPAALRERTRRTAAQYLAAGVDPERSILFVQSHVAEHAELAWLLSCQTGFGEAGRMTQFKDKSAKHGAEGTSVGLFTYPILMAADILLYDTALVPVGEDQRQHLELTRDLAQRLNSRFGEGTAVVPDAHIVKATAKIYDLQDPTSKMSKSASSPNGIVDLLDPPKTVAKRIRSAVTDAIGEVRFDREAQPGVANLLTIFSALTGRDVDAIVADYEGKGYGHLKVDLAEVVTGFLTPFQERVDGYLSDPASLDAVLADGAERARVIARSTLGRISERFGLLPRRGTA comes from the coding sequence ATGGTCTCCGGCTCCCCTCGCATCTTCTCCGGGATGCAGCCCACCTCCGACTCCCTCCACCTCGGCAACTACCTCGGCGCGCTGACCCAGTGGGTCGCGCTGCAGGACACCTACGACGCCCTGTACTGCGTCGTCGACCTGCACGCGCTGACGGTCTCGCCGGACCCGGCCGCGCTCCGCGAGCGCACCCGGCGCACCGCGGCGCAGTACCTGGCCGCCGGCGTCGACCCCGAGCGCTCGATCCTGTTCGTGCAGTCGCACGTCGCCGAGCACGCCGAGCTCGCCTGGCTGCTCTCCTGCCAGACCGGTTTCGGCGAGGCCGGGCGCATGACGCAGTTCAAGGACAAGTCCGCCAAGCACGGGGCGGAGGGCACCTCGGTCGGGCTGTTCACGTACCCGATCCTCATGGCGGCCGACATCCTGCTGTACGACACGGCGCTCGTGCCGGTCGGCGAGGACCAGCGCCAGCACCTCGAGCTCACCCGCGACCTCGCGCAGCGGCTGAACTCCCGGTTCGGCGAGGGCACCGCCGTCGTCCCGGACGCGCACATCGTCAAGGCGACCGCGAAGATCTACGACCTGCAGGACCCGACGTCGAAGATGAGCAAGTCGGCGTCGAGCCCCAACGGCATCGTCGACCTGCTCGACCCGCCGAAGACGGTCGCGAAGCGCATCCGGTCGGCGGTGACGGACGCGATCGGCGAGGTGCGGTTCGACCGCGAGGCCCAGCCCGGCGTCGCCAACCTGCTGACGATCTTCTCCGCGCTCACGGGGCGCGACGTCGACGCGATCGTCGCCGACTACGAGGGCAAGGGCTACGGGCACCTCAAGGTCGACCTCGCGGAGGTCGTGACCGGGTTCCTCACGCCGTTCCAGGAGCGGGTGGACGGGTACCTGTCCGACCCGGCCTCGCTCGACGCGGTGCTGGCGGACGGCGCCGAGCGGGCCCGGGTCATCGCGCGCTCGACGCTCGGGCGGATCTCGGAGCGGTTCGGCCTGCTGCCGCGCCGCGGGACGGCATGA
- a CDS encoding 2'-5' RNA ligase family protein, whose protein sequence is MNPTGPFGEELRIGVAVSVPEPFAGALEAARARVGDPAAELIRPHITLLGPTVLPTAALPDVDRHLRAVAAAHPPFTVHLRGTATFRPVSPVVFVQVVEGIASCEGLEVAVRSGVLAQELRFHYHPHVTIAHDVDDAALDRAFVELADFEARFHVPEIHVYEHGDDGVWRTIGAYRLGGGTPGPAAS, encoded by the coding sequence ATGAACCCCACCGGCCCGTTCGGCGAGGAGCTCCGGATCGGTGTGGCCGTCAGCGTGCCCGAGCCGTTCGCCGGTGCGCTGGAGGCCGCCCGGGCGCGGGTCGGGGACCCGGCCGCGGAGCTGATCCGGCCGCACATCACGCTGCTCGGCCCCACCGTGCTGCCGACGGCGGCGCTGCCGGACGTCGACCGCCACCTGCGGGCCGTCGCGGCAGCGCACCCGCCGTTCACCGTGCACCTGCGCGGCACCGCGACGTTCCGCCCGGTCTCGCCCGTGGTGTTCGTGCAGGTCGTCGAGGGCATCGCGTCGTGCGAGGGGCTCGAGGTCGCAGTGCGCTCCGGCGTGCTCGCCCAGGAGCTGCGGTTCCACTACCACCCGCACGTGACGATCGCGCACGACGTGGACGACGCCGCTCTGGACCGGGCCTTCGTGGAGCTCGCGGACTTCGAGGCCCGGTTCCACGTCCCGGAGATCCACGTGTACGAGCACGGCGACGACGGCGTGTGGCGGACCATCGGCGCGTACCGGCTCGGCGGCGGCACCCCCGGTCCCGCAGCGTCCTGA